The window CCCCAGAAGCCAGGTGAGCCCCCCaccctgtctccccatctctgccccctaTTATTCCCTTATTCCTCCCTGACCCCCTCCTGCCCTTTCTCCCCAGGGTTTGGGAACGGAAATGGGCTAGCAGCAGGGGCCTTCCCAGGTGCGGTCGCCCAGCCAGGTGTGGTCGCCCAGCCAGGGGCGGTGGCCCAGCCAGGTGCGGTGGGAGAAGAGGGATGGGTCTGACATGGGGCCGATGAGGCTGGGTCAGCATCAGGAGTGTCTTCTCCCCGGCTCCCCCAGGGCAGAACTGGTGACTTACTGGAGGTGGAAGGGGACCATAAGAGTTCCTCATgtctggctgggggaggggagaagggcaccCTTGCTTCACCCCCACCTCAGCTGGGACCCCAAAAGCTCCCTGCCTCACCCCACAGCTCAGCACAGCTATGGAACCCCAGGAGGAGGCTGGGTCGCTGGGATCCCCTCACCTGCCACATCTTTCTCCCCAGGTTTTGGAGGTGGTGTGAAACCCCAGAAGCCAGGTGAGACACCCCCCGTCCATGCCCACCCTTCTGTCCACCTTGTTCTCTGTCTGGCTACCTTTGGAGCCCAGTCCCCTCCTTATGCCGTCTGGCTCTGCCTCCCCAGCATATGGAAATGGACTGGTTGCTGGTGCCTTCCCGGGGCTTGGAGCCCAGCCAGGTGAGGACACCCGGAGACGGGGCCCCGGGAGGGAAAGGAGGTGCGGGTAGAACTGGAACCAGGGAACCAGAAGGGGAGAAAGTTGTGGGGAGCGGCTCAGCCTCGGTCTCTCCCCAGGCCTGGTAGGGGGATGCAACCTCagcaaccaggggaggggagagtagcCCTCTCTGCATGTCCCCAGCTCGGGCACCGTGTCTCCCTCTCAGGAGCTGTTCCCCTCATTGGGCTGCTGCTGCCACTCCTGTGGCAAGAGCCATGGTCTCGGGGAGGGCCTTCCCAAATCCCAGGCCCTTCTCAGGGCATGCTTCCTGCAAAGAACAGTTGAGGGACACAGAGGTCCTGGGTGAGGGCAGCATAGGAGGCGGTGAGCCCACCCTCAGCAGCCACACTGGCCCAGCTCCagccctgccttccctctctccacAGGCCCTGCGGCTCAGGGACCAGGTAGGGGTGGGGGCCAGGaggatatggggggggggggaaggttcaAGGGAGCTCCAGGCTTCTTCACCTGGTCCCTGACCCTTTCTCAGGAGTTGGAGGGGGCGTGAAACCACAAAAGCCAGGTGAGCCGCACCCTGTCCCTATGTCCCAATCTCCTTTCGCCGGGTCTCCCGGCCTCCccttactccctctctctttctccctaggATTTGGCAATGGGAATGGGATGGGAGTTGGAGCCCAGCCAGGTGAGGGCGCCTGGTCCAAGCTGGGGCACGTCAGGGACTAGAGGGGGCAGAAAATTGATTGCTGGCGGGAGATTGCTGGGGTGATGTCCCCATGTGGCTCCGAATAGATCTTGCAGCTCAGAATGGCTTTGGACGAGGGGTGGCGAGGGGGTGGGGTTGAAGCTGGGAGCCTGGCTGGGCTTCTGGGTCCCTCATTGGCTAGTCTCTTCCCCAGGTTTGGTGGGGGTGGAAAAGCACACGAGCCAAGTGAGCCCCACTGCTTGTCTCCCTGTCAGTCGTCCACATCCTTCTTactccctcttgctctgtctctccaggATTCGGGAACGGGAATGGGCCGGGAGGCGGCGCCTTCCCAGGAGCAGGAGTGCAACCAGGTGAGGGCCCGGAGCTCCGGGAGAGCGGGGGTCCCTGAGGTGGCCAGGTGTAGTTATGATTCGGGGGCCTGACCCTAGTTCGGAGGGACGACGAGGGGCCGGGCAGCGCCCCCCAAGTCTTCCCCATGCCCTGGGGGATGTGGGGGAGTAAAGCCACAGAAGCCACATGAGACCCCCAGGCCACTGCCTTCCCCAGCCGGTGTGGCAGACCGCCGGGGGTGAGCAGGTGGGGGACAGGCCCCTCCGGAGCCTGGGTCGCTCTGGGGGAGGACAGGAAAGGAGCATGAAGGCAACAGACAGGCCAAGGCGCCCGCTGGGTTTGGCAGGGAGAAGACCGCTGGCTGGGGCCCGCTGAAACACCTGTGGGTGCTTGAGCTGGGGCCTCCAAGAGGGGACCAGAGAGGGTACAGGCTGTGGAAACAGCTCAGCGGCTGAGGCGGCAGGAGCTGGCACTGAGCCTGCGGTTGGTGACAGGAAGCAGTGTCCGAGTCTGCCTTCCTGGCTGGTTGACGCACATGGTGGCAGTGATAACCCAACCAGGTGGCACCCAGGCAGCGGGGGGTGGCGTTCAGGCTCCCCAGGGGGCTGGGCCCCAAGGGCAGGTCAGGGACTCAACGGGGTGGGTATGGTGGTGAATTCAGAGCCACAGGGGCCAGGCTTCAGGGGCAGCCTCAGAAGAGAGGCTATACCCAGAGCCCTCTTGTTTTCCACCAGGCCCTGCAACTCAAAACGGTATGGACCAGGTAGGGGCGTCCCAGGGCTCTGGGGACACCCAGAGACGGGGACTGGACCCTCACCTGCTCCCTGTCTCCACCAGGCTTTGGAGGGGGTGTGGAGCCCCAGAAGCCGGGTGAGCCTCGCCCCTGCCTGTCTCTCGCCACCTCCCCCAAACCTAAGctctcctcccccattcacacagcCCCTATCTGCCCCCCAGGATTCGGGAACGGCAATGGGCTGGCAGCCCAGCCAGGTGAGACTGGTGGGGTCTGGGTGCCCGCGTCTAGGCGTCCTCTCCCCTCCAGGCCTTGCGGAGGCCGGACTGGTAAATAATTGAGGGAGGGCTGAGAGAAAGCCTCCAGGATTCTAGCTTTCTGGCTTGGCTCTGAAGGGGGCACCTTCACCTGTACGTCAGCTGGCCCCAAATCCCCCCAACTCACCCTTCCTCTCCCACAGGCCCAGCGACCCAGAACGGATATGGAGCAGGTAGGAGCGGGGTGGGGAGGATCGTGGGGAGGCCTTGAGATGGGGGCTCCCTCGTCCCTCACCTGCTCCTGTGTCTTCTCCAGGCTTTGGTGGGGGCAGGAAGCCTCAGAAGCCAGGTGATTCCTGCCCTGGTCTTATCTGTATCCATGAAGCCCCTGAAGCCAGAGCACCCCCTACTCCCTAAGGATCCTCTCTAGGATCTGGGAatggctgggaggcagggcttcccaggggccaggggccaggggccgggctttataaggggggggggggctgggttcCAAGTGCTGGGGAGATGGAGAGGTGAACTGTGGCCTGGGAGGGGCATGAAACCTCAGAGGTCCCTGTGAGGGGAGAGGTGGCCTCCCAGCCCTAGCCAGCTCTGTCCTGCCTCCTCCTGAGCTCCTCCAAGCACTGTCCCTCATCCCCATCCAGCTTTcctttccccccactccccccccggTCCCCCCACTTATGACAACAGGAACCCATGGAAGGCAGCCAGGTCTGGGTCCTGAGGGTTGGGAGAAAAGCAGGAGCTGAGGGTGCGTGGGGACCAAGAGGAGAGGTGTGGTGGGGTCCACATCAGCCTCTGCCTCCCCAGGCCTAAGTGAGGGGGGGCAGTAAGATCCAGAAGCCAGGTGAGCCtcacccctccctgtctctctccacctcccccaaaccctgagctcccctgcccccattcaCACCCCGTGTCCTTCTGTCCCCCCAGGATTCAGGAACGGCAACGGGCTGGGAGGCCAGCCAGGTGAGACTGGTGAGGTCTGGGGGGTGCAATTCTGGGcgtcctctcccacctccctccggGCCTtgcaggggcagggctggtgaCCATTTCAGAACAGCTGGGGGACCTCCACCTTAGccagcccaacccccaccctcccctcacccctctaACTCACAAAGACTACAGAGCAGGTGAGGAGAGGAGGGCTTGGGGGGCAGCGCGTCTCTTCACCCAAGCCCCGTTCTGGGGGTCCTGCCAGACTCAGAGGGTGGAGCAGACGATCGCATGGAGGTAGCAGAGGAGGAGGCCCCAGGTTTCTGGCTCGTGCCCTGTCCTCCTTCCATACCTGAGCCTCTCCCGTCCACACAGGCCCCGTGGTTCCCATCAGCTACGGACCAGGTAGGGAAGCGGGCGCTGGGGCCGCCAGGGTTGTGGAGGAGAGGCCCAGAGATGGGGAGTCGGCAGCTCACCTGGTCCCATCTCTTCTTCAGGCGTCGGTGAAGGCGGGAAGCCCCAGAAGCCAGGTAAAGCCTTTCTCGGTCCCGGCCCCGTGATACTGTGACTTGTAAGAAGAAATAAGTGTTCGATCTCCagttctggcacagagctcctaaaagcGTAGTAATTTCCTAAAGGCCGCAGGAGGTgttcttttgttatgttaacgaGCCGCCTAGGGTTGGggagctggttgccaggagatCCCACTCCGTGATCGGGTCCCACCTTCGGTCCCAACCTTTGAGCTCTGGGGAGGAGGCCGGGCTGGGGAATGAGAGGCTCTTCCGGTGTTGGTGACTTAGTCTGCCGGGGCCGCGTAACAAAGCCTCCATGAAAACCCAAAAGGCTCGGAGGGGGCGGAAGCCCCTCGGGCGCTCCCGCAGGCCCTGGGCATTTCTTCCCTGCACTGGTCCTGAGTTCTAGCCTTTCTAATAAGCCTGCACTCTGAGaagtcaaatgtttttctgagttctgtgagcggCTCTAGCAAATTAGCCAGACCCAGAGAGCTCGATTTCTAGCCAGTGGGTCAGAGGCACAGGTGACCCCTGGACTGGGGATGTTTCctgaagtggggggtggggcactgagcccttaacctgtgggctCTGACGCCAGCGTCTGCTGGCATCTGGGCTGAGAGACACCAtcagacacccagctggtgttggGAGAGTTGCCTGGTgccggaggtggggggggatccCAGAAAGAATTGGGACTGCGGTCAGGCCCCCACCCCTCTCTACCCCCAGAAACTGTCtactccccccaccgccccattCCCCCTCATGACCCACACCCTGTCTCCCAGTTTACAGGAATGGGCTGGGAGCCGGAGTCTTCCCAGGTGAGGGGGCCCAGCCAGGTGAGGGAGGTAGGGGCAGGCCCTGgagtgctggggggtggggtggagacagGGGAGGACGGGGCACGGGGTCCCGTGGCCAAGAGTTGGGtcctggagaagagaaggagcagggtGGGGTCCCCTCATcctgcttctgtctcttcccAGGCCTGGGAAGGGGCATGAGCCCTCTGAAGCCAGGTgagcccacccctgcccctcttgGGCCTTGCCCTGAAGTCTGTGCACCCCAGCCCCTGTCCTCAAGCCTGCTTCTCTTCCCAGGATATGCCCCAGGGCCTGGGCTGCAGCTCCCGGCAGGTGAGTGCAGTGGGGGCCTCAAGAGGGGAGACAGAGCTCCTTCTTAGAAACTTGAGGTCTCAAGCCTCCTGTCTCTCCTGCAGCTCTTGGAGGGGGTGTGAAACCTCAGAAGCCAGGCAAGTGAGAGACCCCCCCCCATGTCTATCCTgcacctcctcctgcctccttccagaaccctcccccaccctaccATTACTGCCCCTCACATCCCTGCTTTTTCTCTCCAGGATATGGCAATGGGATTGGGGTGGGGGCCCAGCCAGGTGAGgctcctggggcagggctgggggtgaagGGATGTGCACCatgagggaggtgggagggatgtTGCTGGAAGGCAGAGGGTCTGGGTGGGCCAACAGCAGGTGCCATGTTAGATGTGGGTCACCTTGCCCCCCTAGCACTGCAGGAACAGGGCTTTTTCCGGCCTAGCCAGTGCCCcgccccatcccccctccccccacccaagctGTGTCTGTCCTGGAAGCCACTGAGGGCTGGTGGTTTGGCCAGGCTGAGGCCAGGAGAGCAGCCTGGGGTAGGCGCCAACTTGGGctcactgccctccccccccccccccatctaggTCCCTGCAATGGGAGGGTCCCTCCACTGCTGCTCCCCAGGCCTCCCACTTCGGGGGTCCCTTCTGACAAAGGGGGCGGCTGGGGCCCCAAatctcagccccctcccccactgcagaATGGCAAGTTCCCAGGTCAGTGTGGAGTGGGGTCTGGGGGGCAGCAGGGGATACCTGGTCCCAGGAGGGCCTGGGTCTAGCTGGGCTGCCACAAGCCCCTGCCCGTTCTCCAGCTGAGCCTGAGGCTATCACAGAGAGCCACCTGAGGGAAAGCCTAAACTGGCCCTGAGACCCCACGGGACCCCCAGTAtggcagccccgcccccagcccttgCACCAAGGGCAGCCTGCAGCACTCCTGACCCTCCCTGCCCTAAGCTCACTCCTGTCACTTGGCTTTCTTCCTAGCACCGACTCCGGCCATCCAGTGGGGAATGAAACCTCAGAAAACAGGTGCGAGTCTGTCACTCCTCCATCATCCTtgtgcccccccccgccccccccccccgcccccatgccaCACCAGGGTCACTCCTCCATCATCCTTGTGCCCCAGTCTGCCTCAGCTGTTCAGGCTCCTTAGGGAAAGGAAGTTCCTCCCAGAGTTTACCCTCagtttctcttgctgctttctaAGCCCATTTCTTCTGATTCCATTTCCTGTCGATAGGGAGGATCCCTTCCTCCTCTTGAGAACCCATAAGGTCCGTCCTTGACCCCCAGGGCGTTAGGGAAAGTCTGGGTACTCTCCGCTGATCTCTGTTCTCCCCACAGGATACCGGCCCCCCAACGGCTATGGAGCAGGAACAGAACTGGGTGAGAAGGcccttccctttcctgcctctccTGTCCCCAGCTAGAGAGGAGTGGAGTCAAGAGACTTTGGCTGACCACCTCCCCCCAGTCTCTATCCCCATTTCCTCTCCCCCAGGCTTTGGTGGTGGCCTCAAGCCTCAGAAAGTCGGTGAGCGCCTGGTCCCCTGGGTGCAGGCTGCCACTTTCCTTATGGCAAGCCCTCCTTGCTCCCGTCTGTTGCCGCATCTGGCTCTTTCCCGATGTAGCCGGCACACGTTTACTGTGCACTAGGCCGTAATTATGGCCAGAACCAGGTGCCACCCTGTCTCCGGTGAGGGCAGAGTGGCAGACTGAGGCACAGTCCTGAGGTGGAAAGGGAAGCTGCCCAGAGGGAGGTCaggagaagcttctggaaggtggGACACCAGGGGTGGCACAGGGTTAGCCTACTGAGGGTGGGGAGAATGTGTGAGGCCCTCTCTGGGTTGCTTCCGAGTCAGTCTGTGTGTCTGCTGCCTCCTGTCTGTCCATGAGCTGGTCACCCTGGGCCCCTACCCCCACCACTCACCCAGTCTTTCTCCAACTTCTGTCTTGCAGGGTTTGGCTACGGGAATGGTCTGGGAGCCGGGGTCTTCCCTGAGGCCCACCTGCAGCCAGGTGCCCGGGGgcgctggggtggggtggggagcactggACTCAGGGGCTACTCCTGTCTCTgaccttctccttcctccagagTTCCCTGGGGCCAATGGCTTTAGGAATGGTGAGTCTGGGGGAGAGTGCAGGCGATGGGGAGAGGGGcatccaggggctgggaggaatCACTTGGATCTCTTGCAGGGTTCGGGGAAGAAGCGCCAGTCTACCCCAAGGcagcagctccaggccctgaaggAAATGGTAGGAAATGAGTGTTTTGGGGGTGAACCCTGGCAAGGGCCATGGGGACCACACCAACCGGGCGGGGGCTTCTGAGGCCCTGGATGTCCTGCTCTGGTGGGGACAGGTACCCACAGCAGCTCTCCTTCTGCAGGTCAGGCTGGGACCCTAAGGGGCTCCTCTTGGCCCTCCGTCCAGCCCTGGGTGCTTGCCCTGAGGCCTGGATATGGGGCTGGAGGTGGATATCCAGGGGTCAGGAGCCAGCCAGGTAATGGGCTATGTGGAAAAGCATTGTGGGGTTGTCCCGGTGGCTGTAGGGAGCTGCGCCCTGGGCCCAGGCCCACCCACAGCCCTGGAGAGAGGGAACAGGACAGGAACAGGGTGGGTAGGCAGGAACGGATGGGGTTGGAGGAGAGGCGAGGGGCAAGGGACCCTGAGCATGAACCTGGATGCTAGAACAAGAAGGGGAAGTGACAGACCCCAAGTGAAAGCCACTGGGGACTCAGTGCTCCCaccttctgtccttccccccagGCACATATGGACAGCTGAGGCCAGAGCTGGGCCCTGGACCCTTCGGTGAGTGGCAGTATCCCAGGGCCTGGGGTGAAGCCGGGAAGGGCAGGAGGACTTTGAAGTCCTCCGGTGACCTGGTGCCCTGGCTTGTCTGTGCCTTAGGCAGCCCTGAGGTGAAGAGAGGTGGCGGTGGCCTGCTGGGAAATGGCTATGGAGGTGAGAGGCATCACAGTggccctgtcccccactcaccctGCGCCACTATTGTGGCCCCTCCAGGCTGCCCTGGGGCTGGCCCTGGGGCTGTCCCAGCCCTTGGGAGGGATGGCAGGCTCTCAGGTCACCTGTAGGTATGTGCTGAGTGACTGATCTTAGAcaccagaggagggagagggctcAAGTCGcctgggaggtgaggaggggtcCAGACTTCACCggggccctgcctcctcccaggccACTGTTCTCTTGGAAAATGCTGAGCGCCGAGGCCCTTCCATCACCACCCATCCTGAGTGCCTCAGAACCACAGCCCGGTGTGGGTGAGGACGACCAGACCCTggggcttggcttctggcctggggTCTCCTGCGGGCTGAAAGTATTAATAAAGACCACGTGCTTCCCTGTTTGCCTCTTTGTGCTGTGGTAGGGGGATcgctggctggggtggggcagcCCCGGCCGGCACCTCATTCATCCATCCcacgtccatccatccatccatcacttTGCCCCGCTTGAGTGGGGGGGAGCCACAATCAAATTAGGGGACGTGTGCATTATTTATGTGTGAATTTAtagtctatttattatttattccactaaaaatctttttctttttggttttttaaaatgtttttatttttcattttttgagagagagaaagatagagtgtgagcaggggaggggcagagagagagggagacagaatccaaagcaggctccaggccctgagctgtcagcccagagcccgacgcggggctcgaactcacaaatggtgagatcataacctgagcggaagtcggacccTTACCaactgtgcccccccccaccccggtgcccctcgaAATCTTTTTCTTAAGCCTTTCACTTGCTTTCCAATGGTATTGTGCTAATTAACTTTACAATTTGGATGTAAAACTCACTCCCACATTCTTGGATGAATGATgcaataattatattattatatatctaaataaattagaatttgcCAGATCTGACCTCTCCCTGAAGATTTAGCATGCCTTCCAAACCTGATGACCTCAATTCCCTTATACACTTCAGTTACACACATAAGCTCCTTGATCTACAAAATCCAACCACTAAGTTCTTTCTGAGTACTTAAAGGGCTCTTGGAAACGAAGAAATCAGACATTTACCATCTCCGATTCCCGAACGCTTTCAAACATCTTAAAAAGCCAGTTACTGACCCAGTATCAGTATTATACTGGATTAAACAGGATTGCCTGTTTTTCTTACCCCACGAGTACACATCTTCTTGCACAGAAATGTGGACACCCGGTAGTCTTTTGCCCGGCTCCAGCATGGAGGTGGCACAAGTGGGGACTGACCCGCTGTTCTGAGCTCCTACTCAGAGGCAGGCCCGTGCCAGAaccatctctctgagcctctggctTATGGCCTTTTGCCCTTCCAAGCCCACACCTCTGGCGACCCTCACAGTAATCCAAATAAGGCTTAAGGTTGATCAGCTTTTAGGAAATTCTGTGAACATCAGAATTCCGGCCTGATTTTTCTTAGCCAACCTCATTTGATTTGCTCTCTTTGGGAGTCCTAGATTCTTCCTTTTTCACAGaactactcattttttttttaattttttttcaacgttttttatttatttttgggacagagagagacagagcatgaacgggggaggggcagagagagagggagacacagaatcggaaacagactccaggctccgagccgtcagcccagagcctgacgcggggctcgaactcacagaccgcgagatcgtgacctggctgaagtcggacgcttaaccgactgcgccacccaggcgcccccagaactactcatttaaaaaaaatatccaactaggtgtctcagtgggttaagcgtcccacttcaggtCATAACcccacagctggtgagttcgagccctacgtcgggctccaagctgacagcatagagactgcctagggttctctctctcccctctccctctctctctgcccttcccccgctcatgctttctctctcaaacgctaaaataaaatatccaaatagtctcatctttctctgccccaaggTATACACTAAATCACATCTTTTTACTGATGTTAGGAAAGCACAAGCTAAAGATGGAGCCACTTAGGCCAAGTCCCCAAAGGGGAGCTTAGTACCTTACCTACCTTACTAACTTTCCAACCTTCCTCCGGGAAACGTAGTCTAAACCAGTCAGGGATTTTCTAGTCCGCACTACTGGGGTAATGTCACATGGGCCTCACCATCCCCCCCGAAGGAATATGAGGTAATCTACCTAAAttctcctctgcccccctcctcccctctcccctctaaGAGAAGGTGACCTTGCTGTCACAATCTTTTCTTTAGCTAAACTTTCTTGCCTCACCCTCCTTCCTGTAAAAACCTTCCATTCTGCCCAACTCCTTGCAGCTCCCTTCTACTTGGTGGATGGGATGCTATCCAATCCATGAGTCGCTTAAAGCCAGTTAGAGCTTCAAAATGACTCAGTTGATTTTTTGTTAACAGTAACAAAGGATTAGAAGCTAACATCTGGGCACAGGGCCCGCCCAGCACACTGTCCTTGAGTGATATCCTGCCTAACTcacctagaaattaaaaaaaaaaaaaaatttttttttaatgtttattttttagagagaaagagagggagaacacaagtgggggaaggacagagagagagggagacacaatcccaagcaggctcctggctctgagccagcagcacagagcccgaggcggggctcaaacccaccaaccatgagatcacgacctgagctgaagttggatgcttatctgagccacccaggcaccccaaaatgtttttttctatatgatttgcttttattttttcattttgagagagtgagctcGAGCAACCGAGGgacaaaagaagggagagagggaaggggggggagagagagggagagggagagggagggagggagggagagagagagagagagagagagagagagagagagaatctcaagcaggctccatgctcagtgaagaCCCATGacgccaagatcatgacctgagccgaaatgaagagtcagtcactcagctgaaccacccaggcacctctcacctAGAAATGatctaataatttaataaaggTTTCTATATTCCAGTTTTAAAGAGAGTTACCATCCCTTCGTTTCTGATTGTCACCCACCCGTCATTCATATCTTAACAATAACGCAAATGCTACATGTCATCAaatttcgggtttttttttttaagtttttaagcatattaaatatatttattttgacagagagagagaatcccaagcaggctgctttGTTCAGCACAAAGTTCCGCTCAGAACTCCCATCTCATCACTGGGGGatattacgacctgagccaaaatcaagagtgagccGCTTAAACAACCGAGTCACTAGGCCACCCCtaaattttggttttgaattctcttttctttaagaTAATTGAGATCTGCACTGGTCTTGACCCACGTCCAGGCGCGCCTCGTTCCGGGGCTGCTAAGTGCAACCCCGGAACAAGAGGGCCGCCCTATCGCCTCGTTGGCCGCCACGGGAATGCAGCGACTCAGCCGACGCTAAGGCCAGGTGGGGGCGCCAACTGCGCGTGTGCAGCGCCTGGTCTCGGGGCTAGTAGGGGGTGGGGCCAAGGGCACCGCGGGACACCGTGATTGGTTGAGACCGTGGGAGGGCTGAAAGGAGACGCTGACAGGGAGCGCTGCCGCCTCTGATTGGCCGCCACAGCAGCTCGTTCTACCTGGCGGGACGCACGCGAAGGCCGCCAGCGCACTGACCCGTGATTGGCCGGGTCGGCCCCCGCGCGGTGCGTGGCCGCCgtaggggagggaggaggtcGCTGCGCTGCAGCGACGGCCAAGCTGGCGGCGCGGCTCCCCCGCTCCCGCTCGAACCCGCGGCTCGTGCGTGCCCGCGCCCACTCGCGGCTGGGCCGGTCCCGCACGTCGCTGTCGCTGACCCCGCCGCCCGTGCCGTCCCTGCCGCACCCGCCGCTGCCGGGCCTGCCGCCCGGCCTGAGCCccacgccgccgccgccgccgccctcgGCGCTCGCCCTGGCGGAGCTGCCGCCTCTGCCCGCGCTTCCGCTGCGGCCCGAGCCGCTGGCACCCTGGGGCCCCGGCGCCCACCTGGCGCTGCCGGAGCTGCCTCCCGAGGCCTGCGTGcccgcgccgcccgccgccgcGCTCGCGCTGCAGGACCTGCCGCGCCTNNNNNNNNNNNNNNNNNNNNNNNNNNNNNNNNNNNNNNNNNNNNNNNNNNNNNNNNNNNNNNNNNNNNNNNNNNNNNNNNNNNNNNNNNNNNNNNNNNNNNNNNNNNNNNNNNNNNNNNNNNNNNNNNNNNNNNNNNNNNNNNNNNNNNNNNNNNNNNNNNNNNNNNNNNNNNNNNNNNNNNNNNNNNNNNNNNNNNNNNNNNNNNNNNNNNNNNNNNNNNNNNNNNNNNNNNNNNNNNNNNNNNNNNNNNNNNNNNN is drawn from Panthera uncia isolate 11264 chromosome E1, Puncia_PCG_1.0, whole genome shotgun sequence and contains these coding sequences:
- the GREP1 gene encoding glycine rich extracellular protein 1, with the translated sequence MGTWAFPAALFLLCLTSESLQGGEGGRRAAEVAEVGFGGPRYSPGPMLGLRRDGGLGTPNGYRSGYGPPSGLGAGFGNGNGLGAQPGIGGGVKPQKPGFGNGNGLAAGAFPGAVAQPGVVAQPGAVAQPGFGGGVKPQKPAYGNGLVAGAFPGLGAQPGPAAQGPGVGGGVKPQKPGFGNGNGMGVGAQPGFGNGNGPGGGAFPGAGVQPAGVADRRGDGDWTLTCSLSPPGFGGGVEPQKPGFGNGNGLAAQPGPATQNGYGAGFGGGRKPQKPGFRNGNGLGGQPGPVVPISYGPGVGEGGKPQKPVYRNGLGAGVFPGLGRGMSPLKPGYAPGPGLQLPAALGGGVKPQKPGYGNGIGVGAQPAVSVLEATEGWWFGQAEARRAAWGRRQLGLTALPPPPHLGPCNGRVPPLLLPRPPTSGVPSDKGGGWGPKSQPPPPLQNGKFPGYRPPNGYGAGTELGFGGGLKPQKVGFGYGNGLGAGVFPEAHLQPEFPGANGFRNGFGEEAPVYPKAAAPGPEGNGQAGTLRGSSWPSVQPWVLALRPGYGAGGGYPGVRSQPGTYGQLRPELGPGPFGSPEVKRGGGGLLGNGYGGHCSLGKC